ATAGCAGAAGAAAAAACAATTAATATATTTGAATTGTACTTTTTATTAACATCAATACAAAAATCTCTTAAGAAATCAAATAATTTTTCTGCACAAAATAAATTTTCATTATCAAAATAAATATCTTTATTTGCTTTTGAAATACTCTCGATATTTTTCTCGTTCTTATAAATTTCAATTTTTATATTGGTTGTTCCAAGGTCTATAAATATTTTAATCATTAGGTATAATTTTAAAATGTGTTCATGGAGTAATTTCGTCTAAAATATAATTCATTTTATCATCTAATCTTCCAACTACATTTCTTAAACCATCATTTGGAATATCATGTTTTACAATTTGTAACTCACCTTTATATTTATTGTAATTATTATTTGGTATAACAAGAGAACCAGCTGGAATAATTTCATTATTATAGTTTCTTGGTTTTATGTCAAAATCTTTGTATAAAACTCTTGTTGTTGTACTTCTTAATATATTTTGTGCTATGTCACCTCTTACAAAATGATTACCATAATCTATAATTTCTAATTCTTCTTTAGTCACATCTTTTTCTAATGATACTTTTATATGTTTTCTAAAATCAAAATGTTTAATTATTGATTCAAAATCTTTTTTATTTGCACATTGAGTAGAAATATAAATATAGCTTACAAATGAATTTGATAAAAAGTGATTCACTTGTAATCCAATTTCTAAATCCCTATGCATTTCCAAAGTTGGTAAATTTTCACTTACATCTCAAGGTCCAACACTTTCGTGATCAGTAATAGTTACAAAAGCACCCATTCTTAATCCCATTTTTTTTATATCATCGTTATATTTTTTAAAAAGTTTATAGTCTAATCCAGAATGTCTTTGTGGATAAAAATTATGTAAAGCTTGTAAGTTTTGTGTATTAGCTCCATAACTAATAATATTTCTTATATGTTCATTAAATGTTGAACAATTTAATTCAATTTTAATATTATAACTATTGTATGTTAAATGTGATTCAAAAATTCCGTTAAATTGGTCATCAAGTCTTAAACAATCAATATTTAACTCTTTAAAGAAAAGTAAATCAGGATTTTTATAATTTATATTTATTGAATCAAATGTTGATTTATTTACATCAATTGTTATATAGTAACCTCTTTTTTTTGCTTCATTAATTGTATCTTTATATTTTTCTAAAAGCTCAGAATTTTTTTGTTCTAGAATATCAATAAAATTGATAAAAAGTAAATCAAATGAATAAGTTTTAGCAAGATCTAAATATTCTATTATTTCTTTCATTTCAAGCTTTTCAGGATATATAGAAATTCCTAATTGCTTTGATATATTATTCATAATTTTGTCTCTCCATAATTTTATATAACTGTTTTACTTTTTCTATATTTGTAATACCTGTATCTGCATCTATAATTGAATTATATACGTGAGGTATTATTGCTTTAACTTTTGCATCTAATGCAATTTTTATAACTTCTTCAAAATTTTCTAAATCTAAACCACCTGTTGGTTCAATAACAAAATCATTTTCAGCACATGCTTTAACAACAACTTTGTATTCTTCTATAGTAGATAAACCATTCATAGGGAAAAATTTAATTGAATCTCCTCCCATATCTTTAATAATTTTTATCGCTGTATTTATTTCAACTATAGCATCCTCATTATCTTTTGATGAACTTAAAGGACCAGTATTAATTTTTACAAATCCTGGTTTACCTGTTGGAGAAACCAAACAATTTATAAAGACTTCCTCATTTTCAAAATCACTAACAGTTAATCCAACTCCTGTAAAAACTTGATTTGCATGAGCTGGTTTAATTCTTTTTGATAATCTGGCAACCATATATGATTGTTTTGGATCACCAGCTCCTAAACCAATACTAATTTTATTGTTTATTTCGCTCTTTCATTTAGACATTTCATTGAATGCTAAATCATCATTTGCAAAATCCTTTGATAATATTCCAACTACAACATTTCCCTCTGTAGCTTCAACAATTTCTTTTGCATTGTTTAAATCTTTTGCTAAGACATTTAAACATATTCTTTCTTTATAAAAGCAAATATTTTTTTTATTCATTTTACTATTCTCCTAATATTCTTATAATTTCTTGATTAATTATTTTTGCTTCTTCAAGAGATATATTTCTTAAATCTATATCCAAAAAGCCTTGAAGTGAAAAATAATCTCTTAAATAAATTGCAACATCATTTTTTTTCAATCTTTCTGATAATTCTCTTGCCGAGATTATACTATCTTTAATTTCAAACCTAATTCTTTCAATATTTCTATCATCAATATCTTTTCAGCAGACAATTTTTGAATTATTGTTAAATATATCTAAATATGAATTAAAATTGATAACTTTTTTAGGAATATAATTTTCTAGTGCTTTTAACAAACCATAGATATTTTCTTTTCCAATTTTCATTACTCTGCCTATTATATTAGAATGAAGTTTTATATTATTAATAATCAATTCATTTTTACCAAAAACAAGTCCTGATGTTGGACCTTCTACGGCTTTAGAACCTGAGAAAATAACAACATCAATATCCATAGATGAATATTTTTTTATGTCTTCCTCTGCTGCACAATCAACTATTAAAGGAATTTTATTCTTTTTAGAAAGATCTATAACTTCTTGTAATGAAGCCATATTTTTTTGTACACAATGATGTGAAACAACATATAGTATAGCTGCTGTATTAGAATTTATCTGATATTCATAATCCTCTTTTTTACACATATTTGAATATCCAGCTTCAATTGTCTTAGCCCCAATTAAGTTTAAAAGAATTTCAATAGGAGCCCCAAAATCAATATTTTGCCCTTTGGCAATTATGATCTCATTATTATTTGGGACAATTTTATTTACATCATAAACTCTATCTTTATATATTGTTGCTGCTGCTGCCAATGATATTCCAGCTGATGCGGAATTTACTACACAAACATTTTCACTATTAATTATTTTTTTAATTTTTAAATTAACTTCTTCTTTAAATTCTGACATTACAAAAAAATTATTTCCTGCATATTTGATTGCATCTGCAACATCATCACTTATTCTTGACACTCCTAATATACTCATTCTTCCATCTGCATTTATTACTTTTCTAAAGTTATTTTTCATATTTTGGTACCTCATAAAAATTTCCATTAACAATTACAGCATACGGTTTTATTTCTTCTTCAATTTCTATAGAATTATTTAATGAATCAAATTCTAATAATTTATTTTTTTCAATTTTAAAAAAGGTTAAATTAGCTATATACCCTTCTTGAATTTTTCCCATTTTCTTTAAATTAAAATGTTTATATGGATTATAACTAACCATTTTTAAAATCTCTTCTCATTCAAAACCAATACTTCTAAATTTTGACATTGTAACTGCTAATGATTTAACAGTTCCATCCTCTATATTTTTATTATAAATATCTGTGCTAATAATATCAGGTTTAAAACCATTAGCATACGTACCATTTACACACTTATAATTAAAACTTTCACTGCCATGACCTACATCAAAAATAATTCCTTTGTTAATACAAGTTTTTAAATCATTTGTTAATGTATAATCAAAATTAAAAACAGAATTATTTTTATAATTATAAATATGAGTTATGATATCTCCTTTTCTAAGCCTTTTAGATATATCACTAAATTTAGGTGGTTCATTTCCAATATGGACCATTAATGGTTTCTTTATATTTTTTAGTTCTCTTTCTTCTAAAAAAATATCAAGAGGTTTAATTCCTTTATTTAAAGTGACACTTTTACTCATTCTAGCTTTAAAACCAATGATAAAGTTTTCATATTTTTTATCAATTTCAAAGGTTATATCTTCTAAATTTGATAATTCAGATTGTTTATAAATTCCTTTTTTAGAAATATTTAATAATATTCTTAAATCTGTTTTTAAATTTTTTTTAACTTCTCACATTTTTTCAATTCCATCAATACCAACAGACCCTGCGTCTACTATTGTAGTTACACCCATCTTATATCCAATATCTTCAGGATTTGAACCATAAATTTTATTTGTTTCATCACAATGAACATGTGAATCCATTCATCCATAACTTACAAATATATCATTTTCAAATTTTATTTCTTCAAAATCAGTTTCTAAAAATTGATCTGGCTTATTAAATAAAATTTTTCCATTAATTATATAAATGTTTTTTTTAATATTATTGATATCTTTTATATTGAGTATTTTTAACATACTTATTTATAGTCCCTCACTTTATTTAATAAATAATCCTTTAATAAAATTACTTTATTAATTACTCTTGCATTAAAAGTATTTTGTCTTTTTTTATGAGTCTTTTTATCAATTTCTTCAACTGTTCTTTTAGATTCTAAATATCAAACACTAGTATTTTTTGACTTGCTTGATGTTCTAACATATATTTTTGTTAAAACTGTTTCATTAGAATTTAAATTTGTTAATTCTATTGATTTATTTTCTTCAAATTCGGTTATTATATAATTTTTTGAAATACCATTGGTGTCTGATATTTTTAAGCTTATTGATTTTTTTAAATTTTCTATTGAGAAATCTTTTGTAGTAACATTTTTAAAAATATATTTAGTGAACTCTGTTCAAAATTCTTCGCAACTTAATTCTATTTTAAAAAATATTTCAGAGGCATAAATTCGATTTAACTCTGAAATATAATTATCAAAAATAGGATTTTCAAAATTATTTATCTTTTGAATTGTCATTATGGAAACCTATTTTAAGTTCTCTAAATTTTGAAAAGTTGAATACTACTTCTAGTCCAACCACTGTTAATAATATTATTCAAATAATGAAACCTACTATACTATTCAATAATATTCCACTTATAAAGAATAGTGAAATGTAAATTATTCATTTTATTGGACTGAAGTTTTTTCTATTTGATCCATAAATAAAACCACCCACAACTAGTGTTGCTAATCCCATTAATAACATTGTAGGGTTGTTATTTCCAAATAAACTTTTTACTCCTTGTCACTCTTCTCAAAGAATAGTAAAGTAAATTAAATAAATAATTATTATTAATGCTCCTAAAACTGCAGTAAAATTATGTCAATAATTTCTTCAATCTTTTTTAGCTTTAATATTAGATTTATCCTGTGAGTTTTTCATAGATTATAAAATCCTTTCTCTAATTTTATTTTGTTTTAGTAAATAATACATATAATTTAATCATCAAGGTAAATATATGGCCATAAAAATCATAAGAAATATAAGACTCATAAAAATAGCTAATATTCATGAAATAGATATAAAGAATACTAAACCTACTATACCAATGATTCAATTTTTTCCTCTTAATTTTCCTTCAAATTTTTTATATATTAATGTTGCTGCAATTCAATTTATCGTAGCAACAACTAAAAATATGAAAGTTATGATCAAGATGTTCATTCTATAAAACCCCTGATTCAGCATCTATTTTTTCTTTTTTAAGTAGGAATCTATCATAAGCAATTGTGAATGGTAATCAAATTGCTATTGATGATGCTAATACAGTAAGAGCTGAAATTGATGCTTGTCATTGATTACCACTCGCAAAGAATGCTCCAATAGGTCCAGGCATTGTTCATGGTGCCATTGTTACTCAATGAACCCCTAGCATTTTTTGAAATGTAAATCCAACAGTTGCTGATATAACTGGTCCCAATACAAATGGAACTCACATAAATGGATTTAGCAATATTGGTAAACCAAATAGTATTGGTTCGTTAATATTAAAAATTCCTGGAACTAAACTTGTTCTTGAAATTGATTTAACAGTTGCTGATTTACAGAAAATTGATCCCACAATTACAAGTCCTAATGTATTTCCTGCTCCACCAACTTGGGCAAATCATTGAAAGAATGGTTCAATGAATACATTTGGTATTTTTTCACCATTTTTAAATGCCTCTTGATTTTCTTCTAATGCAATAATTCAAAATGGTCTTGTTACAGATTGAACTAATGAACCACCATGAACTCCAAATCATCATAAAAATGTTATTAAAAATATTATTATTAATGCTCCCGCTAAGTTACTTACTAAGAAGTTACCCATTGGTGATAAAGCATCTCTTAAAAAGTTAGCTAAATCAAATCCTACAATATATCTAATGAATCCAATTATTAACGCTCCAAAAAATATTGGAACTAGAGCAGCAAATGAATTACTTACTGCATCTGGAACTTGTTTTGGCATTCTAATAGTTATTCTATATTTTAAACAGACTCTATATATTTCAACAGTTACTGTTGATGAAACAATAGCAACGAAAGCTGTTGCCCCACCTAATTCTTTAATATTTATTCATAGACCACCTTTTAAAACATTTAAAGATGTTCCAGCGCTTTCAAGTAATGCAGATAATTGTTTTAATTCCTCTGCACTTAATACAGAAACATTTATTGACAATGGAAATAATCACATAATATATCCCATTGCTCCAATAACTGCTCCTTGAGTAGAACTAATTCTACTTAAACGTGCAAGCTCTGAACCTATACCAATTGACATATATAAAGCCATAACTCCAAAAGTAAATCTATTTATTAGATCAAATGCAAGTTTTAGTTTTTCTGGAAAAAGATTTCCTAAAACTTGACCATCTCCTGCACCAATCGGTATACTTGAAATTATTAAAAATATACTTCCTACTAAAATAAACGGAAGTGCGGCCATAATTCCATTTCTAATTCCAAGTAGATGTCTTTGAGTACTTATCTTACCAAATAATGGAATTAGCTTGTTATTCATTCAAACTTTAATTTTTGAATCTTCTTTTATATTATTTGTTCCCTTATCTTTTTTGGACATTATATATTCTCCTTATTTTTCTCTCAAAATTCTGTAATAGAGTTCAAATTAAAGAATTCTGGTTCTATTTGAATTAATTTTATTTGACCTTGAACATCTTCTTCAAGTTTTGAGTACATATGTTTAATTTGTGGAGATACTAATAGAATTGAATAATCTTCTAAATAATCTAATCAACTAGTATCAGTCATTATTCCTTTTGCTTCAAATTCAATGTATCCATTAGCACACTCATTTAATTTTTTTGCTATCATTGTGGTTGAAATTCCACCACTACATATTAATAATCCTTTTTTCATATAACCTCCCAAAATTATTTTATAGGAAATTTTTTTGATAATATTCTCTTAATATTGAAAATATTTCCAAAAATATTAATTAAGAATTTAAACTTTTATAAACTATAATAATACTAATAAGGGGTAAAAAAATGAAAAACAACGTATGATTTATAACTGGTGCAAGTCAAGGACTTGGATTTGAATTAACTAAGGAACTTATTGATCAAGGTTTTAAAGTTGCTGTTACTTCTAGAACACCTGAAAAAATATCAAAAAAAATAAAAAGTGATAACTTACTTGCTTTAAAAGCAGATGTTACAAATCAAGAAGATATGAATAATTCATTAAAACTTGTAAATGAGAAATTTGGATCAATAGATATTTTAGTTACTAATGCAAGTTTTACAAGACTTTGAACTTTTGAAGAAAGCGAAGCTGAAATTATTAGAAAAAGCATGGAAATAAATTTCTTTGGATCTTTAAATACAGTAAGAGCTGCTCTTCCCTATTTAAGAGAACAAAAGTATGGACATATTTTTGTTACAAGTGCAAACTGAGGTTATGCTGGTTTTCCCTATTCAACTTGTTTTGGAGCAACAAAATTTGCTTTAGATGGTTGAGCAGAAAGTATAAGTCATGAATTAAGACCTTTAGGAATAACTGTATCTAGTTTAAAAAATGGTGGATTTAGAAGTGATTTTTTTGCTAAAGAAAACTTATCTGGAAAATCTAAATTCAAAGAATATAAATTAAATAGAGATCAATGATTTGATACTTTAAAAGGTTTTGATAAGAAACAAGATGGAGATCCAATTAAATATGCTAAGTTTTTAATTAATCTTTCTAAAAAAGACCAATTACCTTTACATATTTTCCCAGGAAGAGATTCAAACCACTTTGCTGAAGTCAAAATTGAAAGATTAACTGCAGATATGGAGAAAATAAAAAAAGAAGCAACAAATTTACATGTTGAAGATTAAAAAAGAACTGC
This sequence is a window from Spiroplasma diminutum CUAS-1. Protein-coding genes within it:
- a CDS encoding MupG family TIM beta-alpha barrel fold protein encodes the protein MNNISKQLGISIYPEKLEMKEIIEYLDLAKTYSFDLLFINFIDILEQKNSELLEKYKDTINEAKKRGYYITIDVNKSTFDSININYKNPDLLFFKELNIDCLRLDDQFNGIFESHLTYNSYNIKIELNCSTFNEHIRNIISYGANTQNLQALHNFYPQRHSGLDYKLFKKYNDDIKKMGLRMGAFVTITDHESVGPWDVSENLPTLEMHRDLEIGLQVNHFLSNSFVSYIYISTQCANKKDFESIIKHFDFRKHIKVSLEKDVTKEELEIIDYGNHFVRGDIAQNILRSTTTRVLYKDFDIKPRNYNNEIIPAGSLVIPNNNYNKYKGELQIVKHDIPNDGLRNVVGRLDDKMNYILDEITPWTHFKIIPND
- the dagF gene encoding 2-dehydro-3-deoxy-phosphogluconate aldolase, yielding MNKKNICFYKERICLNVLAKDLNNAKEIVEATEGNVVVGILSKDFANDDLAFNEMSKWKSEINNKISIGLGAGDPKQSYMVARLSKRIKPAHANQVFTGVGLTVSDFENEEVFINCLVSPTGKPGFVKINTGPLSSSKDNEDAIVEINTAIKIIKDMGGDSIKFFPMNGLSTIEEYKVVVKACAENDFVIEPTGGLDLENFEEVIKIALDAKVKAIIPHVYNSIIDADTGITNIEKVKQLYKIMERQNYE
- a CDS encoding PLP-dependent transferase, giving the protein MKNNFRKVINADGRMSILGVSRISDDVADAIKYAGNNFFVMSEFKEEVNLKIKKIINSENVCVVNSASAGISLAAAATIYKDRVYDVNKIVPNNNEIIIAKGQNIDFGAPIEILLNLIGAKTIEAGYSNMCKKEDYEYQINSNTAAILYVVSHHCVQKNMASLQEVIDLSKKNKIPLIVDCAAEEDIKKYSSMDIDVVIFSGSKAVEGPTSGLVFGKNELIINNIKLHSNIIGRVMKIGKENIYGLLKALENYIPKKVINFNSYLDIFNNNSKIVCWKDIDDRNIERIRFEIKDSIISARELSERLKKNDVAIYLRDYFSLQGFLDIDLRNISLEEAKIINQEIIRILGE
- a CDS encoding amidohydrolase family protein, whose product is MLKILNIKDINNIKKNIYIINGKILFNKPDQFLETDFEEIKFENDIFVSYGWMDSHVHCDETNKIYGSNPEDIGYKMGVTTIVDAGSVGIDGIEKMWEVKKNLKTDLRILLNISKKGIYKQSELSNLEDITFEIDKKYENFIIGFKARMSKSVTLNKGIKPLDIFLEERELKNIKKPLMVHIGNEPPKFSDISKRLRKGDIITHIYNYKNNSVFNFDYTLTNDLKTCINKGIIFDVGHGSESFNYKCVNGTYANGFKPDIISTDIYNKNIEDGTVKSLAVTMSKFRSIGFEWEEILKMVSYNPYKHFNLKKMGKIQEGYIANLTFFKIEKNKLLEFDSLNNSIEIEEEIKPYAVIVNGNFYEVPKYEK
- a CDS encoding LPXTG cell wall anchor domain-containing protein; the encoded protein is MKNSQDKSNIKAKKDWRNYWHNFTAVLGALIIIIYLIYFTILWEEWQGVKSLFGNNNPTMLLMGLATLVVGGFIYGSNRKNFSPIKWIIYISLFFISGILLNSIVGFIIWIILLTVVGLEVVFNFSKFRELKIGFHNDNSKDK
- a CDS encoding PTS sugar transporter subunit IIC, whose amino-acid sequence is MSKKDKGTNNIKEDSKIKVWMNNKLIPLFGKISTQRHLLGIRNGIMAALPFILVGSIFLIISSIPIGAGDGQVLGNLFPEKLKLAFDLINRFTFGVMALYMSIGIGSELARLSRISSTQGAVIGAMGYIMWLFPLSINVSVLSAEELKQLSALLESAGTSLNVLKGGLWINIKELGGATAFVAIVSSTVTVEIYRVCLKYRITIRMPKQVPDAVSNSFAALVPIFFGALIIGFIRYIVGFDLANFLRDALSPMGNFLVSNLAGALIIIFLITFLWWFGVHGGSLVQSVTRPFWIIALEENQEAFKNGEKIPNVFIEPFFQWFAQVGGAGNTLGLVIVGSIFCKSATVKSISRTSLVPGIFNINEPILFGLPILLNPFMWVPFVLGPVISATVGFTFQKMLGVHWVTMAPWTMPGPIGAFFASGNQWQASISALTVLASSIAIWLPFTIAYDRFLLKKEKIDAESGVL
- a CDS encoding PTS sugar transporter subunit IIB; this encodes MKKGLLICSGGISTTMIAKKLNECANGYIEFEAKGIMTDTSWLDYLEDYSILLVSPQIKHMYSKLEEDVQGQIKLIQIEPEFFNLNSITEFWEKNKENI
- a CDS encoding SDR family oxidoreductase, with protein sequence MKNNVWFITGASQGLGFELTKELIDQGFKVAVTSRTPEKISKKIKSDNLLALKADVTNQEDMNNSLKLVNEKFGSIDILVTNASFTRLWTFEESEAEIIRKSMEINFFGSLNTVRAALPYLREQKYGHIFVTSANWGYAGFPYSTCFGATKFALDGWAESISHELRPLGITVSSLKNGGFRSDFFAKENLSGKSKFKEYKLNRDQWFDTLKGFDKKQDGDPIKYAKFLINLSKKDQLPLHIFPGRDSNHFAEVKIERLTADMEKIKKEATNLHVED